The following are encoded in a window of Alphaproteobacteria bacterium genomic DNA:
- a CDS encoding efflux RND transporter periplasmic adaptor subunit codes for MRKRIVAVIGSVLAVSLAGGVSFMLFAYPSKQPTPPAVAPAKAAPVRPARVQEITLRSQTQRLTLAGTVAPRYETTVGFRVPGKIVERLVEIGGRVTAGQPIARLDTADHRLALDNARAALAAAEAEAVRARADLERYVGLKGTAAFVPQMLDQRQALADAAQARHEQAKAQLDTAANNLAYTTLSADNDGIVTALMIEVGQVVSAGQQVAKIARLDELEIRVDVPEQRLAMLGGAERVAYELWSEPGVVRGATMRELAPMADTMTRTYAARFTITERPALIAMGMTATLTLERGSRERVAEVPLTAIFQQGTGPAVWLVDKASGALSLRPVTVARWRDDTALISAGLADGDLVVAVGVHKLEAGQRVKPQARPTTADSAVAQSASR; via the coding sequence ATGCGTAAGCGGATCGTTGCGGTGATCGGTTCCGTCCTCGCGGTCAGCCTCGCCGGGGGCGTCAGCTTCATGCTGTTCGCCTACCCCAGCAAACAACCGACGCCCCCCGCGGTTGCTCCGGCCAAGGCCGCTCCCGTCCGGCCGGCCCGGGTGCAGGAGATCACCCTGCGCAGCCAGACCCAGCGGCTGACGCTGGCCGGCACCGTCGCGCCCCGCTACGAAACGACCGTCGGCTTCCGCGTCCCCGGCAAGATCGTCGAGCGCCTGGTCGAGATCGGCGGCCGCGTCACCGCGGGCCAGCCGATCGCCCGCCTCGACACCGCCGACCACAGGCTGGCGCTCGACAATGCCCGCGCCGCGCTGGCGGCGGCCGAAGCCGAGGCGGTGCGCGCCAGGGCCGATCTCGAACGCTATGTCGGGCTGAAGGGCACGGCGGCCTTCGTGCCGCAGATGCTCGACCAGCGCCAGGCGCTGGCCGACGCGGCGCAGGCGCGGCACGAGCAGGCAAAGGCGCAGCTCGACACCGCCGCCAACAATCTCGCCTACACCACGCTCAGCGCCGACAACGACGGGATCGTCACCGCGCTGATGATCGAGGTCGGCCAGGTCGTGTCGGCCGGCCAGCAGGTGGCGAAGATCGCGCGGCTGGACGAGCTGGAGATCCGTGTCGACGTGCCGGAGCAGCGCCTGGCGATGCTGGGCGGCGCCGAGCGCGTCGCCTACGAGCTGTGGTCGGAGCCGGGCGTCGTGCGCGGCGCCACGATGCGCGAGCTGGCGCCGATGGCCGACACCATGACCCGCACCTACGCCGCGCGCTTCACCATCACCGAGCGGCCGGCGCTGATCGCCATGGGCATGACGGCGACCCTGACCCTGGAGCGCGGCTCGCGCGAGCGGGTCGCCGAGGTGCCGCTGACGGCGATCTTCCAGCAGGGCACCGGCCCCGCGGTGTGGCTCGTCGACAAGGCTTCGGGTGCGCTCAGCCTGCGGCCCGTCACGGTGGCGCGCTGGCGCGACGACACTGCGCTGATCTCCGCCGGCCTCGCCGACGGCGATCTCGTGGTCGCCGTGGGCGTGCACAAGCTCGAGGCTGGCCAGCGCGTCAAGCCGCAGGCCCGGCCGACCACCGCCGACTCGGCCGTGGCGCAAAGCGCCAGCCGCTGA
- a CDS encoding TetR/AcrR family transcriptional regulator produces the protein MTNVAAHSVAPLGRKRRGEGHTRREEILAAAKALFIEEGYGATTIRKIAERVGVSAPALYLYFKDKDEIMLALCDQTFGHLIELFQTIECVDCPPRERLRRMGEAYIRFGLEHIGEYRLFFMEEQAPEPVRHTGHRGDISDPDQPGIKGAIAFSLLERQFIELEQSGVKLPHPPVTSAELAWMACHGLVAAFINEPDFPWSDRQALISGMVDLTVRGLAPAQ, from the coding sequence ATGACAAATGTGGCAGCGCACTCTGTCGCACCCCTTGGCCGCAAACGCCGCGGCGAAGGGCATACGCGACGCGAGGAAATCCTGGCGGCGGCCAAGGCGCTGTTCATCGAAGAGGGGTATGGGGCAACGACGATCCGAAAAATCGCTGAGCGCGTAGGGGTTTCAGCGCCGGCCTTGTACCTTTACTTCAAGGACAAGGACGAGATCATGCTGGCACTCTGCGACCAGACCTTCGGTCACTTGATCGAACTCTTCCAAACCATTGAATGCGTTGACTGTCCTCCCCGTGAACGGCTGCGGCGGATGGGCGAGGCTTACATTCGGTTTGGGCTAGAACATATTGGAGAATATAGGCTTTTCTTCATGGAAGAGCAGGCGCCCGAGCCCGTGCGCCATACCGGCCACCGCGGCGACATCAGCGATCCCGACCAGCCCGGCATCAAGGGCGCCATCGCCTTCTCCCTGCTGGAGCGGCAGTTCATCGAGCTGGAGCAGAGCGGCGTGAAGCTGCCGCACCCGCCGGTGACCAGCGCCGAGCTGGCCTGGATGGCCTGTCATGGGCTGGTGGCCGCCTTCATCAACGAGCCCGACTTCCCGTGGTCGGACCGCCAGGCGCTGATCAGCGGCATGGTCGACCTGACCGTGCGCGGGCTGGCGCCCGCTCAGTAG
- a CDS encoding SDR family oxidoreductase — MYGEALKGRIAVVTGGARGIGFACAQALQAAGARIAIWDRDEAVAQEAAKALAGAVAVAVDVADDRSVAGALSDTETRLGGVDILVASAGITGPNASVADYDVQAWRQVIDINLTGVFLTNRAVVPGMVARNWGRIVNIASIAGKEGNPNASAYSASKAGVIGLTKSLGKELANSGVLANCICPAAIKTDLFKQMTQQHIDFMLSKIPMGRFATVEEAAALVTWLASPLCSFNTGAVFDLSGGRATY; from the coding sequence ATGTATGGCGAGGCGCTCAAGGGCAGGATCGCGGTGGTAACTGGCGGCGCGCGTGGCATCGGGTTCGCCTGCGCCCAGGCCCTGCAGGCGGCCGGCGCGCGGATCGCGATCTGGGATCGCGACGAGGCCGTCGCCCAGGAGGCCGCGAAGGCCCTGGCCGGTGCCGTCGCTGTCGCGGTCGATGTCGCCGACGATCGTTCGGTCGCGGGCGCCCTGTCAGACACCGAGACGCGGCTGGGCGGCGTCGACATCCTGGTCGCCAGCGCCGGCATCACCGGGCCCAACGCGTCGGTGGCCGACTACGACGTGCAGGCCTGGCGGCAGGTGATCGACATCAACCTGACCGGCGTCTTCCTCACCAACCGCGCCGTGGTACCTGGAATGGTGGCGCGCAACTGGGGCCGCATCGTCAACATCGCCTCGATCGCCGGCAAGGAGGGCAACCCCAATGCCTCGGCCTACTCCGCGTCCAAGGCCGGCGTGATCGGCCTGACCAAGTCGCTGGGCAAGGAGCTGGCGAACTCGGGTGTGCTGGCGAACTGCATCTGCCCGGCGGCGATCAAGACCGACCTGTTCAAGCAGATGACCCAGCAGCACATCGATTTCATGCTGTCGAAGATCCCGATGGGCCGTTTCGCCACGGTCGAGGAAGCCGCCGCGCTGGTGACCTGGCTGGCCTCGCCGCTGTGCAGCTTCAACACCGGCGCGGTCTTCGACCTTTCCGGCGGCCGCGCGACCTACTGA
- a CDS encoding MoxR family ATPase, with the protein MPAPIPASIDAMVELLRQGDYIADRSLATVLFLALKRGRPLFCEGEAGVGKTEIAKVLAQTLGRKLIRLQCYEGLDAASAVYEWNYARQMIEIRLAEAQGAVDRDQLGSDVFNERFLIRRPLLEALQPDPNGAPVLLIDELDRTDEPFEAYLLEVLSDFQVSIPELGTVKAPQPPIVIITSNRTREIHDALKRRCFYHWVDYPDAARERQILATKAPEAPAALARQVVGFVQQLRNMDLFKSPGVAESIDWAQALSELNVLDLDPAVIDSTLGILLKYQDDIQRIQGSEAAAILGRVKSEMAALPAA; encoded by the coding sequence ATGCCCGCTCCCATTCCCGCCTCGATCGACGCCATGGTCGAGCTCCTGCGCCAGGGCGACTACATCGCCGACCGCAGCCTGGCCACGGTGCTGTTCCTCGCCCTCAAACGCGGCCGGCCGCTGTTCTGCGAGGGCGAGGCGGGCGTCGGCAAGACCGAGATCGCCAAGGTCCTGGCCCAGACCTTGGGCCGCAAGCTGATCCGCCTGCAATGCTACGAGGGCCTCGACGCGGCCTCCGCGGTCTACGAATGGAACTACGCCCGGCAGATGATCGAGATCCGCCTGGCCGAGGCGCAGGGCGCCGTCGATCGCGACCAGCTCGGCAGCGACGTGTTCAACGAGAGATTCCTGATCCGCCGCCCGCTGCTGGAAGCGCTTCAGCCGGATCCGAACGGCGCGCCGGTGCTGCTGATCGACGAGCTCGACCGCACCGACGAGCCGTTCGAGGCCTATCTGCTGGAGGTGCTCTCCGACTTCCAGGTCTCGATCCCCGAGCTCGGCACGGTGAAGGCGCCGCAGCCGCCGATCGTGATCATCACCTCCAACCGCACGCGCGAGATCCACGACGCGCTCAAGCGCCGCTGCTTCTATCACTGGGTCGACTATCCCGACGCGGCGCGCGAGCGGCAGATCCTCGCCACCAAGGCGCCCGAGGCGCCGGCGGCGCTGGCCCGCCAGGTCGTGGGCTTCGTCCAGCAGCTGCGCAACATGGACCTGTTCAAGTCGCCCGGCGTCGCCGAGTCGATCGACTGGGCGCAGGCGCTGTCGGAGCTCAACGTGCTCGACCTCGATCCTGCGGTGATCGACTCCACGCTGGGCATCCTGCTGAAGTACCAGGACGACATCCAGCGCATCCAGGGCAGCGAGGCCGCCGCCATCCTCGGCCGCGTCAAGAGCGAGATGGCGGCGCTGCCGGCCGCCTGA
- a CDS encoding VWA domain-containing protein codes for MSEVVRSLPKAPAEPKLVVNIMNFARTLRAAGLPIGPGRVLEAVKAVEAAGLQRREDFYWTLHSVFVNRRDQREIFDQAFHVFWRNPRLLEKMMAMMLPQIDGGLDEDEQKKQLSRRLQEALQAGRGQAPEEDPEEPPKMELEATLTFSDRELLQKRDFEQMSAAEIAEALRAIKRLRLPIPDRRIRRTRPSAHGHRIDMRATLRASLKPHGAIELHRKEPRRRPPPLVILCDISGSMSKYSRMFLHFMHALASDRDRVFSFTFGTRLNNVTRALRDKDVDIALAKASAQVEDWSGGTRIGATLHEFNRLWSRRVLGQGAVVLLITDGLDREGAAGLPEEMERLHKSCSRLIWLNPLLRYEGYEPKSLGNRAMLPHVDDFRPVHNLESLADLVATLSEPAHRGGQKMADWRDRARAA; via the coding sequence ATGTCCGAGGTCGTCCGCTCCCTGCCCAAGGCGCCGGCCGAGCCCAAGCTGGTCGTCAACATCATGAACTTCGCCCGCACCCTGCGCGCCGCCGGCCTGCCGATCGGGCCGGGCCGCGTGCTGGAGGCGGTGAAGGCGGTCGAGGCGGCCGGGCTGCAGCGGCGGGAAGACTTCTACTGGACCTTGCACAGCGTCTTCGTGAACCGCCGCGATCAGCGCGAGATCTTCGACCAGGCGTTCCACGTCTTCTGGCGCAATCCCAGGCTGCTCGAGAAGATGATGGCCATGATGCTGCCGCAGATCGACGGCGGCCTCGACGAAGACGAGCAGAAGAAGCAGCTCAGCCGCCGCCTGCAGGAAGCGTTGCAGGCCGGTCGCGGCCAGGCGCCGGAGGAGGATCCCGAAGAGCCGCCGAAGATGGAGCTCGAGGCGACGCTGACCTTCTCCGACCGCGAGCTCTTGCAGAAGCGCGACTTCGAGCAGATGTCGGCGGCCGAGATCGCCGAGGCGCTGCGCGCGATCAAGCGGCTGCGCCTGCCGATCCCCGATCGCCGCATTCGCCGCACGCGCCCGTCGGCCCATGGTCATCGCATCGACATGCGCGCCACCCTGCGCGCCTCGCTCAAGCCGCATGGCGCCATCGAGCTGCACCGCAAGGAACCGCGCCGCCGTCCGCCGCCGCTGGTGATCCTCTGCGACATCTCCGGTTCGATGAGCAAGTACAGCCGGATGTTCCTGCATTTCATGCATGCGCTGGCGAGCGATCGCGACCGGGTATTCAGCTTCACCTTCGGCACGCGGCTCAACAACGTCACCCGCGCGCTGCGAGACAAGGATGTCGATATCGCCCTTGCCAAGGCCAGCGCACAGGTCGAGGACTGGTCGGGTGGCACGCGCATCGGCGCCACCCTGCACGAGTTCAACCGGCTGTGGTCGCGCCGGGTGCTCGGGCAGGGCGCCGTGGTGCTGCTGATCACGGACGGGCTCGACCGCGAGGGCGCGGCGGGCCTGCCGGAGGAGATGGAGCGGCTGCACAAATCCTGTTCCCGGCTGATCTGGCTCAACCCGCTCTTGCGCTACGAGGGCTATGAGCCAAAGTCATTGGGCAATCGGGCGATGCTGCCGCACGTCGACGACTTCCGGCCGGTGCACAATCTCGAAAGCCTCGCCGATCTGGTGGCGACGCTGAGCGAGCCGGCGCACCGCGGCGGACAGAAGATGGCGGACTGGCGCGATCGCGCGCGGGCCGCATGA
- a CDS encoding XdhC family protein translates to MNPAQEDILGAVRQWKDAGKDVALATVTLTWGSSPRPVGSQLAIDEAGNMVGSVSGGCIEGAVVKEALDAIKDGKPRLLDFGVTDEQAWDVGLACGGKVQVFVEKVD, encoded by the coding sequence ATGAACCCGGCTCAGGAAGACATCCTCGGCGCGGTGCGCCAGTGGAAGGACGCGGGCAAGGACGTGGCCCTGGCCACCGTGACCTTGACCTGGGGCTCCTCGCCGCGACCGGTGGGCAGCCAGCTCGCCATCGACGAGGCCGGCAACATGGTGGGCTCGGTGTCCGGCGGCTGCATCGAGGGTGCCGTGGTCAAGGAGGCGCTCGACGCGATCAAGGACGGCAAGCCGCGCCTGCTGGATTTCGGCGTCACCGACGAGCAGGCCTGGGATGTCGGCCTGGCCTGCGGCGGCAAGGTGCAGGTCTTCGTCGAGAAGGTGGACTGA
- a CDS encoding XdhC family protein, translating into MKLSTLDALQAARAARRAVVLVKRIADGEEALIFRDRAEGALANDAAALSAGRAALESGRSETVETGTGKLFVQAFIPPQRMIVVGAVHIAQALVPMAVMTGFDVTVIDPRRAFATDSRFPGVTVLTDWTDEAMEQLKPDSATAVVTLTHDPKLDDPALIVALNSDAFYVGSLGSRNTHAKRKARLTEAGIGDAQFARIHGPIGLDLGGRSPAEIAISILAQIIQVRSAQAAEREPRERAA; encoded by the coding sequence ATGAAGCTCTCCACCCTCGATGCCCTGCAGGCCGCGCGCGCGGCGCGCCGGGCGGTCGTTCTCGTCAAGCGCATCGCCGATGGCGAGGAGGCGCTGATCTTCAGGGACCGTGCCGAGGGCGCGCTGGCAAATGACGCTGCCGCGCTGTCGGCCGGCCGTGCCGCTTTGGAGTCGGGCCGCAGCGAGACGGTCGAGACCGGCACCGGCAAGCTCTTCGTGCAGGCCTTCATCCCGCCGCAGCGCATGATCGTGGTCGGCGCCGTGCACATCGCCCAGGCGCTGGTGCCGATGGCTGTCATGACCGGTTTCGACGTGACGGTCATCGACCCGCGACGCGCCTTCGCTACCGACAGCCGCTTCCCCGGCGTCACGGTGCTGACCGATTGGACGGACGAGGCGATGGAGCAGCTGAAGCCCGATTCGGCGACCGCCGTCGTGACCCTGACGCACGATCCCAAGCTGGACGATCCGGCGCTGATCGTGGCGCTGAATTCGGACGCCTTCTATGTCGGCTCGCTGGGCAGCCGCAACACCCACGCCAAGCGCAAGGCGCGGCTGACCGAGGCCGGCATCGGCGATGCGCAGTTCGCGCGCATCCACGGGCCGATCGGCCTCGATCTCGGCGGCCGCTCGCCGGCGGAAATCGCGATCTCGATCCTGGCGCAGATCATCCAGGTGCGTTCGGCGCAGGCCGCGGAGCGCGAGCCGCGCGAACGCGCGGCCTGA
- a CDS encoding molybdopterin-binding/glycosyltransferase family 2 protein, with translation MQFGEIAIDEAAGAILAHAHREGRINFAKGRRLSELDVAALKAAGVRQVIGAKLAPDDVHEDEAARVIAEAVMGNGLTATAPFTGRANLFAVAPGVVVADQARLDALNDIDESITIATLPAYATAEAKQMVATIKIIPFAVPRASLDRALAVVRQGGAMVSVAPFRAMKAGLVQTSLPGTRAKVLDKTSETTRARMAGLGGALAGERRVGHHEGEIADALKELAAEGCDLFLIAGASAIVDRRDVVPVGIEKAGGRITHFGMPVDPGNLLLMGELDGKPAIGLPGCAKSPKFNGFDMVLQRLAADLPVRRSEIVRMGAGGLLEETTMRGVARSGEAGEGKSEAQRAPRIAALILAAGRSSRMGPSNKLLAQIDGAPMVARVVRAAMMSHAVSATVVLGHMADEVRQAVASLGDIARNVRFVENPDYAQGLSTSLKVGIGTLPDDVDGALVLLGDMPAVTPPQLNKLIAAFNPVEGRSICVPTVAGKRGNPVLWGKRFFAEMGHVSGDTGARHLIGEHADQVCEVPMDGETSPDGVLVDLDTPEALAAFQARRA, from the coding sequence ATGCAGTTCGGCGAGATCGCGATCGACGAGGCGGCCGGCGCGATTCTCGCGCATGCGCACCGCGAGGGGCGCATCAACTTCGCCAAGGGCCGGCGGCTGTCGGAGCTCGACGTCGCTGCCCTGAAGGCCGCCGGCGTGCGGCAGGTGATCGGCGCCAAGCTGGCGCCCGACGACGTGCACGAGGATGAGGCGGCGCGCGTGATCGCCGAGGCGGTGATGGGCAATGGCCTCACCGCGACCGCGCCCTTCACCGGTCGCGCCAATCTCTTTGCCGTGGCGCCCGGCGTGGTGGTCGCCGACCAGGCGCGGCTCGACGCGCTCAATGACATCGACGAGTCGATCACCATCGCGACCCTGCCGGCCTATGCCACGGCCGAGGCGAAGCAGATGGTCGCGACCATCAAGATCATCCCGTTCGCCGTGCCGCGCGCCTCGCTCGATCGGGCGCTGGCGGTGGTGCGCCAGGGCGGGGCCATGGTGTCGGTCGCCCCGTTCCGCGCGATGAAGGCGGGGCTGGTGCAAACCAGCCTGCCTGGCACGCGCGCCAAGGTGCTCGACAAGACCAGCGAGACGACACGCGCGCGCATGGCCGGGCTGGGCGGCGCGCTCGCCGGCGAGCGGCGCGTGGGCCACCACGAAGGCGAGATCGCCGACGCTTTGAAGGAACTCGCGGCCGAGGGCTGCGATCTGTTCCTGATCGCCGGCGCCTCAGCGATCGTCGATCGTCGCGACGTGGTGCCTGTCGGCATCGAGAAGGCCGGCGGGCGCATCACGCATTTCGGCATGCCGGTCGATCCCGGCAACCTGCTGTTGATGGGCGAGCTCGACGGCAAGCCGGCGATCGGCCTGCCGGGCTGCGCCAAGTCGCCCAAGTTCAATGGCTTCGACATGGTGCTGCAGCGCCTGGCCGCCGACCTGCCGGTGCGCCGCAGCGAGATCGTGCGCATGGGCGCGGGCGGCCTGCTCGAGGAGACCACGATGCGTGGCGTGGCGCGCAGCGGCGAGGCGGGCGAGGGCAAGAGCGAGGCGCAGCGCGCGCCGCGCATCGCCGCGCTGATCCTCGCGGCCGGCCGATCGAGCCGCATGGGGCCGTCCAACAAGCTGCTGGCCCAGATCGACGGCGCGCCGATGGTGGCGCGCGTCGTGCGGGCCGCGATGATGTCGCACGCCGTCTCGGCCACGGTCGTGCTCGGCCACATGGCCGACGAGGTCCGCCAGGCCGTGGCGAGCCTGGGCGACATCGCGCGCAATGTGCGCTTCGTCGAGAATCCCGACTATGCCCAGGGGCTCAGCACCTCGTTGAAGGTCGGCATCGGCACTCTGCCTGATGATGTCGATGGTGCGTTGGTGTTGCTGGGCGACATGCCGGCGGTGACGCCGCCGCAGCTCAACAAGCTGATCGCCGCCTTCAATCCGGTCGAGGGCCGCTCGATCTGCGTGCCGACAGTCGCGGGCAAGCGCGGCAACCCGGTCCTGTGGGGCAAGCGGTTCTTCGCGGAGATGGGCCATGTGTCGGGGGATACCGGCGCGCGCCATCTGATTGGCGAGCATGCCGACCAAGTCTGCGAGGTGCCGATGGACGGTGAGACCTCGCCCGATGGCGTGCTGGTCGACCTCGACACGCCCGAAGCGCTGGCTGCCTTCCAGGCACGACGTGCTTGA
- a CDS encoding SufS family cysteine desulfurase produces MTSKTFDVGAIRRQFPIMARPIDGKALHYLDNGASAQTPHAVIDAVVAYETTSRANVLRGVHALAEAATELYENARADVARFLGVASPEEVIFTGGCTAAINLVAYSYGQRLRPGDEIVVSELEHHSNIVPWYQLAQRSGAKLRALPVTPDGRIDVGALSATLTARTRIVALAHVSNVTGALLDVAAVVAAAKAVGAVVLLDGAQRAPHGPIDLPALGVDFYAFAGHKAYGPNGIGILWGRRELLDDMPPFMGGGSMIGRVSLEEITWAPTPRRFEAGTPPIGPAVGLGAACRWMMALDWNAVGAHEMGLTQRMMDGLAGIKGTRLIGPPGLQGRFPVISFTLEGVHPHDTAQILDSHGVAVRAGHHCAQPLMDKLDLPGTTRASIAPYNDAGDVDALLEGVGEALRRFA; encoded by the coding sequence ATGACCAGCAAGACCTTCGATGTCGGCGCGATAAGGCGGCAATTCCCGATCATGGCGCGGCCGATCGACGGCAAAGCGCTGCACTATCTCGACAATGGCGCCTCGGCGCAGACGCCGCATGCGGTGATCGACGCCGTCGTCGCCTATGAGACGACGTCGCGCGCCAACGTCCTGCGCGGCGTGCACGCGCTCGCCGAGGCGGCCACCGAGCTTTACGAGAACGCGCGCGCCGACGTCGCCCGCTTCCTTGGCGTGGCGTCGCCGGAGGAGGTGATCTTCACCGGCGGCTGCACCGCGGCCATCAATCTTGTCGCCTACAGCTACGGCCAGCGCCTGAGACCCGGCGACGAGATCGTGGTCTCGGAGCTCGAGCACCACTCCAACATCGTGCCCTGGTACCAGCTGGCGCAGCGCAGCGGCGCGAAGCTCAGGGCGCTGCCGGTCACGCCCGACGGGCGCATCGATGTCGGCGCGCTGTCGGCGACGCTCACTGCGCGCACGCGCATCGTCGCGCTGGCCCATGTCTCGAACGTCACGGGCGCCTTGCTCGACGTCGCCGCCGTGGTCGCGGCGGCGAAGGCGGTCGGCGCGGTGGTGCTGCTCGACGGCGCGCAGCGTGCGCCGCACGGGCCGATCGACCTGCCCGCCCTCGGCGTCGACTTCTACGCCTTCGCCGGCCACAAGGCGTATGGGCCCAACGGCATCGGCATCCTGTGGGGTCGCCGCGAATTGCTCGACGACATGCCGCCGTTCATGGGCGGCGGCTCGATGATCGGCCGCGTGTCGCTGGAGGAGATCACCTGGGCGCCGACGCCGCGACGCTTCGAGGCCGGCACGCCGCCGATCGGGCCTGCCGTCGGCCTGGGTGCCGCCTGCCGCTGGATGATGGCGCTCGACTGGAACGCGGTGGGCGCGCACGAGATGGGCCTGACGCAGCGCATGATGGATGGCCTGGCCGGCATCAAGGGCACGCGACTGATCGGCCCGCCCGGGCTGCAGGGACGGTTCCCGGTGATCTCGTTCACGCTGGAGGGCGTGCATCCGCACGACACGGCGCAGATCCTCGACTCCCACGGCGTCGCGGTGCGCGCCGGCCATCACTGCGCCCAGCCATTGATGGACAAGCTCGATCTGCCCGGCACGACGCGCGCCAGCATCGCGCCCTACAACGACGCCGGCGATGTCGACGCGCTGCTCGAAGGCGTCGGCGAGGCGCTGAGAAGGTTCGCATGA
- a CDS encoding iron-sulfur cluster assembly scaffold protein yields MNQALYQDRIVALAKSKTGAGTLAAPTAKAMRDNPLCGDRVSIEIRLDGEGRIAELAHKVRGCALCEASAAALAPRAIGHTAAQVAELRREIDAVLSGASGGTGDFAAFAPVAEHRSRRDCVTLPFEALRAALGD; encoded by the coding sequence ATGAACCAGGCGCTGTATCAGGACCGCATCGTCGCCCTGGCCAAGTCGAAGACCGGCGCCGGCACGCTCGCCGCGCCCACGGCGAAAGCCATGCGCGACAACCCGCTGTGCGGCGATCGCGTCAGCATCGAGATCAGGCTCGATGGCGAGGGCCGCATCGCCGAACTGGCACACAAGGTCCGCGGCTGCGCGCTGTGCGAAGCCTCAGCCGCGGCGCTTGCGCCCCGCGCCATCGGTCACACGGCAGCGCAGGTCGCCGAGCTTCGGCGCGAGATCGACGCCGTGCTGAGCGGCGCGTCCGGGGGCACCGGCGACTTCGCCGCCTTCGCGCCCGTCGCCGAGCATCGCAGCCGCCGCGACTGCGTCACGCTGCCCTTCGAAGCGCTACGCGCGGCACTCGGCGACTGA
- a CDS encoding alkaline phosphatase family protein — MTRSSLTRRAFTGAAVSTAVAGSAVAQRKPLVRVAFGSCVDPREAQPIWDSVLAYKPDLFIFGGDNVYGDSKDRELKELKEAYALARQSPGYMKLRGSVRHLAVWDDHDYGVNDAGGDMPFKVESKEEFLKFWDAPTDDPRRLHEGIYYAEAFGNPGQRVQIILLDIRSFKSPWLPSENRGASGMERYIPDHDPAKTMLGPTQWAWLADRLREPADLRLMVSSIQVLADGHGWERWGNFPHERRRLYELVRQTRAENLIFLSGDRHLGALYRETSGTPYPFTEMTSSGLTKYFPNPKEPGPNRLGMVYGRPNFGTVDIDWWEKKVRLAVRDEAGQPVRSHSVPMEEMRFRT; from the coding sequence GTGACCCGATCATCGCTGACCCGTCGTGCCTTCACCGGCGCCGCCGTCTCCACCGCCGTTGCCGGGTCGGCCGTGGCGCAGCGCAAGCCGCTGGTGCGCGTGGCCTTCGGCTCCTGCGTCGACCCGCGCGAGGCGCAGCCGATCTGGGATTCGGTGCTGGCCTACAAGCCCGACCTGTTCATCTTCGGCGGCGACAACGTCTACGGCGACAGCAAGGACCGCGAGCTGAAGGAGCTCAAGGAGGCCTATGCGCTGGCGCGCCAGTCGCCGGGCTACATGAAGCTGCGCGGCAGCGTGCGCCATCTCGCGGTCTGGGACGACCACGACTATGGCGTCAACGACGCCGGCGGCGACATGCCGTTCAAGGTCGAGTCAAAGGAAGAGTTCCTGAAATTCTGGGACGCGCCGACCGACGATCCGCGCCGCCTGCACGAGGGCATCTACTACGCCGAGGCCTTCGGCAATCCCGGCCAGCGCGTGCAGATCATCCTGCTCGACATCCGTTCCTTCAAGTCGCCGTGGCTGCCGAGCGAGAACCGCGGCGCGTCGGGCATGGAGCGCTACATCCCCGACCACGATCCGGCCAAGACGATGCTGGGTCCGACGCAATGGGCCTGGCTCGCCGATCGCCTGCGCGAGCCGGCCGACCTGCGCCTGATGGTATCGTCGATCCAGGTGCTGGCCGATGGCCATGGCTGGGAGCGCTGGGGCAATTTCCCGCATGAGCGGCGCCGGCTCTACGAGCTGGTGCGCCAGACCCGCGCCGAGAACCTGATCTTCCTGTCCGGCGACCGTCATCTCGGCGCGCTCTACCGCGAGACCAGCGGCACGCCCTACCCGTTCACCGAGATGACCTCGAGCGGGCTGACCAAGTACTTCCCGAATCCGAAGGAGCCGGGCCCCAATCGCCTGGGCATGGTCTATGGCCGGCCGAACTTCGGCACCGTCGATATCGACTGGTGGGAGAAGAAGGTACGGCTGGCCGTGCGCGACGAGGCCGGCCAGCCGGTCCGCAGCCACAGCGTGCCGATGGAGGAGATGAGGTTTCGGACGTGA